A stretch of Rhododendron vialii isolate Sample 1 chromosome 4a, ASM3025357v1 DNA encodes these proteins:
- the LOC131324422 gene encoding putative H/ACA ribonucleoprotein complex subunit 1-like protein 1: MPRPPLRGRGGGGFRSGRDGGRGGGGFRGGRDGGRGRGGRFGGGGRFGGRDDYNQPPEEVVEVSTFLHACEGEAVTKLTNEKIPYFNANIYLQNKTPIGRVEEIFGPINESYFSVKMMEGIIATSYAAGDKFYIDPAKLLPLARFLPQPKYVSLFSKGLSCIFLACLLAWGLILAVQMHMPIWGVSCE, from the exons ATGCCGCGACCACCTCTAAGAGGCCGTGGAGGCGGTGGATTTAGGAGCGGAAGGGACGGTGGCCGAGGCGGCGGTGGATTTAGGGGCGGAAGAGACGGTGGCCGCGGACGCGGTGGGCGCTTCGGTGGCGGCGGCCGCTTTGGTGGGCGCGACGATTATAACCAACCCCCTGAGGAAGTAGTTG AGGTTTCGACATTTCTTCATGCTTGCGAGGGTGAAGCGGTGACTAAGCTCACGAATGAGAAAATACCCTACTTTAATGCTAATATTTATCTGCAGAACAAGACTCCCATTGGCAGAGTGGAGGAAATCTTTGGCCCCATCAATGAATCC TACTTCTCGGTTAAAATGATGGAAGGCATTATAGCGACTTCCTATGCGGCTGGCGACAAGTTCTACATTGACCCGGCTAAGCTGTTGCCACTGGCACGATTCCTTCCGCAGCCAAAgtatgtttctttgttttctaaGGGTTTGAGTTGTATATTTCTTGCTTGCTTGCTTGCGTGGGGATTGATCTTAGCAGTTCAGATGCACATGCCTATATGGGGGGTCTCATGTGAATAG
- the LOC131324420 gene encoding ADP-glucose phosphorylase has protein sequence MASQNRNPEIRKDTVNNRWVIFSPARARRPSDFKSKSNTANPNNNSSENCPFCLGREHDCAPEIFRVPPDPSARWRIRVIQNLYPALSREIEPSSSVHGESPGPGSTGDVAISGFGFHDVVIESPVHSVRLEDLDPVGIGEVLLAYKKRIDQLRCHESIKYIQVFKNHGASAGASMSHSHSQIMALPVVPPTVSARLHSMKEHFDQTGRCSLCDIRSDDLLINESAHFISIVPFAATFPFEMWIIPLGHSSHFHDIDGEKAADLGGLLKLMLRKMSLQLNNPPFNFMIHTTPLQDTCSQLPYAHWFLQIVPQLTVVAGFEMGTGCQINPVFPEDAAKVLREVCVST, from the exons ATGGCGTCACAAAACCGAAACCCAGAAATCAGGAAGGACACCGTGAACAACCGATGGGTCATCTTCTCCCCCGCCAGAGCCCGCCGTCCCTCCGacttcaaatccaaatccaacaCCGCCAACCCCAACAACAACTCATCGGAGAACTGCCCCTTCTGCCTCGGCCGCGAGCACGACTGCGCCCCCGAGATCTTCCGCGTCCCGCCCGATCCCTCCGCCCGCTGGCGAATCAGAGTCATCCAGAACCTCTACCCTGCTCTCAGCAGAGAAATCGAGCCCTCCTCGTCCGTCCACGGGGAAAGCCCCGGTCCCGGTTCGACCGGCGACGTGGCGATCAGCGGGTTCGGGTTTCACGACGTGGTGATTGAGTCGCCGGTTCACTCGGTTCGATTGGAGGATCTGGACCCGGTTGGGATCGGGGAGGTGTTGCTGGCGTACAAAAAGAGGATCGATCAGCTTCGATGTCACGAGTCGATCAAATACATTCAG GTGTTTAAGAACCATGGTGCCTCAGCTGGGGCTTCAATGAGTCATTCTCACAGTCAGATAATGGCCCTCCCAGTTGTTCCTCCCACGGTTTCTGCTCGCCTTCACAGTATGAAAGAGCACTTTGATCAGACTGGGAGGTGCAGTCTTTGTGATATTCGATCCGATGACCTTCTAATCAATGAATCAGCCCATTTCATTTCAATTGTTCCATTTGCCGCTACTTTTCCTTTTGAGATGTGGATTATTCCCCTGGGTCACTCTTCTCATTTCCACGACATAGATGGCGAGAAG GCAGCTGATCTTGGTGGCTTACTGAAACTCATGCTTAGAAAGATGTCTCTGCAGCTGAACAACCCACCATTCAATTTCATGATTCACACCACTCCCCTTCAGGACACTTGTTCCCAATTACCTTATGCTCACTGGTTTCTTCAAATAGTGCCCCAATTGACTGTTGTAGCAGGGTTTGAGATGGGAACTGGTTGTCAAATAAATCCTGTTTTCCCAGAGGATGCTGCCAAAGTACTGAGGGAAGTTTGTGTTTCCACCTAA
- the LOC131324421 gene encoding casein kinase 1-like protein HD16 produces MPELRSGARRSKRLGDLQPAPKPVDPVENCVLPAQNRTRRRVGGGRARGGNATLTKGPSAVTPVRAGRGRGIRLIDLDPEPPCQVLPEPVAIGVGEPVANRVAEVADKDVAMEAGSADKLGVEEEASTTPVPDRVQVSNSPTYKVERKLGKGGFGQVYVGRRVSGGSGRTGPDAVEVAVKFEHRNSKGCNYGPPYEWQVYNTLNGCYGIPSAHYKGRQGDFYILVMDMLGPSLWDVWNSLGQSMSPSMAACIAVEAISILEKLHLKGFVHGDVKPENFLLGQPGSADDKKLYLIDLGLASKWKDASSGQHVEYDQRPDIFRGTVRYASVHAHLGRTGSRRDDLESLAYTLIFLIKGRLPWQGYQGDNKSFLVCKKKMATSPELMCCFCPAPFKEFLEAVTVMKFDEEPNYSKLISYFESLIEPCTSLRPIRIDGALKVGQKRGRLLINLEEDEQPKKKVRLGSPATQWVSVYNARRPMKQRYHYNVADSRLHQHVEKGMEDGLYISCVASAANLWALIMDAGTGFCSQVYELSAVFLHKDWIMEQWEKNYYISSIAGATNGSSLVIMSKGTPYTQQSYKVSEAFPFKWINKKWKEGFHVTSMTTAGSRWGVVMSRNSGYSEQVVELDFLYPSEGIHRRWESGYRITSMAATADQAAFILSVPKRKIIDETQETLRTSSFPSTHVKEKWSKNLYIASICYGRTVC; encoded by the exons ATGCCGGAGCTGCGAAGCGGAGCACGGAGATCGAAACGGCTTGGTGATCTTCAGCCTGCCCCTAAACCAGTGGATCCAGTGGAAAATTGTGTCTTACCTGCTCAAAACAGAACCAGGAGGAGAGTTGGCGGAGGAAGagcaaggggtggtaatgccACACTAACAAAAGGTCCTTCGGCAGTGACACCTGTAAGGGCTGGTAGAGGAAGGGGAATTAGGTTGATAGATCTAGACCCTGAGCCTCCCTGTCAAGTTCTTCCTGAACCTGTTGCTATAGGGGTCGGAGAACCAGTTGCCAATAGAGTAGCAGAAGTTGCAGATAAAGACGTTGCAATGGAGGCCGGAAGTGCTGATAAATTGGGTGTTGAAGAAGAAGCAAGCACAACTCCCGTTCCTGACCGG GtacaagtaagtaattctccgACCTATAAGGTAGAAAGGAAGTTGGGGAAGGGTGGTTTTGGCCAAGTTTATGTAGGCAGAAGGGTTAGTGGTGGCAGTGGACGAACAGGACCAGATGCAGTTGAG GTCGCTGTTAAGTTTGAGCACCGAAATAGTAAAGGATGCAATTATGGGCCTCCCTATGAGTGGCAAGTGTACAA TACTTTGAACGGGTGTTATGGGATACCATCTGCTCACTACAAGGGTCGCCAGGGAGATTTTTACATTTTG GTAATGGACATGCTTGGGCCCAGCCTTTGGGATGTCTGGAATTCTTTAGGCCAGtc GATGTCACCAAGCATGGCTGCTTGCATTGCAGTGGAAGCTATATCAATACTTGAAAAGCTTCACTTGAAGGG GTTTGTGCATGGAGATGTGAAGCCAGAGAATTTTTTacttggtcaacctggatctgCTGATGACAAGAAGCTATATCTTATTGACCTTGGTTTGG CATCTAAATGGAAGGATGCATCATCAGGACAGCATGTTGAATATGATCAGCGGCCTGATATATTCAG GGGCACAGTACGATATGCAAGTGTCCATGCACATTTAGGCCGGACAGGGAGTAGAAGGGATGATCTTGAGTCATTGGCGTATACCTTGATATTTCTCATTAAAGGAAGACTACCATGGCAAGGCTATCAG GGGGACAACAAGAGTTTTCTTGTTTGCAAGAAGAAAATGGCTACTTCTCCAGAGTTGATGTGTTGCTTTTGTCCTGCCCCATTCAAAGAGTTCCTTGAAGCTGTCACAGTTATGAAATTTGATGAGGAACCAAATTACTCCAAACTGATATCCTATTTTGAAAGTCTGATTGAACCGTGCACGTCACTGAGGCCAATTAGAATCGATGGTGCCCTCAAG GTTGGGCAGAAGCGTGGAAGATTACTCATAAATttggaagaagatgaacaacCTAAGAAGAAAGTAAGGCTAGGTAGTCCTGCTACCCAATGGGTGTCAGTCTACAATGCTCGCCGTCCCATGAAGCAGAG ATATCACTACAATGTTGCGGACTCAAGGCTGCACCAGCATGTGGAAAAGGGTATGGAAGATGGATTATATATCAGCTGTGTCGCTTCTGCAGCTAATCTTTGGGCCCTCATTATGGATGCGGGAACAGGTTTCTGTTCCCAGGTTTATGAACTCTCGGCTGTTTTCTTGCATAAG GATTGGATCATGGAACAGTGGGAAAAGAATTATTATATCAGCTCGATCGCTGGTGCTACCAATGGGAGTTCCTTGGTAATTATGTCCAAAG GAACTCCTTACACCCAGCAGTCCTACAAAGTGAGTGAAGCTTTTCCTTTCAAATGGATTAACAAAAAGTGGAAAGAAGGTTTTCATGTCACATCCATGACAACTGCTGGCAGTCGTTGGGGTGTGGTAATGTCAAGGAACTCTGGATATTCTGAGCAG GTAGTGGAGCTTGACTTTTTGTACCCAAGTGAAGGAATACACAGGCGGTGGGAGAGTGGTTACAGAATAACTTCCATGGCTGCTACTGCTGATCAAGCAGCTTTCATACTGAGCGTACCAAAACGTAAAATCATCGACGAGACTCAAGAAACTCTACGTACCTCTTCCTTCCCAAGCACCCATGTAAAG GAAAAATGGTCCAAAAATCTCTACATTGCATCTATATGTTACGGTCGGACTGTTTGCTAA